A region from the Lysobacter antibioticus genome encodes:
- a CDS encoding DUF4124 domain-containing protein produces the protein MPCPSRHSLFRAFPALAASAVLIALLAAPAAATELYQWKDANGVTHYSDSPPPNQGGVKNRVIKNKSGTATSAQSATQDSPAENAQCTTARGNLKQLQSSASVGVDANKDGKPDNILDAQQRAAQVQLAESAVKAYCMQPAAPAVAPAATRPSTAKQGDA, from the coding sequence ATGCCCTGCCCGTCCCGCCACTCGCTATTTCGCGCCTTTCCGGCGCTCGCCGCCAGCGCCGTCCTGATCGCCCTGCTGGCCGCGCCGGCGGCTGCCACCGAGCTGTACCAGTGGAAGGACGCCAACGGCGTCACCCACTACTCCGATTCGCCGCCGCCGAACCAGGGCGGGGTCAAGAACCGCGTGATCAAGAACAAATCCGGCACCGCCACCTCGGCCCAGTCGGCCACCCAGGACAGCCCGGCCGAGAACGCCCAGTGCACGACCGCGCGCGGCAACCTCAAGCAGTTACAGAGCTCGGCCTCGGTCGGCGTCGACGCCAACAAGGACGGCAAGCCCGACAACATCCTCGACGCGCAGCAGCGCGCGGCCCAGGTCCAGCTCGCCGAATCGGCCGTCAAGGCCTATTGCATGCAGCCGGCGGCTCCCGCCGTGGCACCGGCAGCGACGCGTCCGTCGACCGCCAAGCAGGGCGACGCCTGA
- the rsmH gene encoding 16S rRNA (cytosine(1402)-N(4))-methyltransferase RsmH, with amino-acid sequence MERTHARSGHLPVMYRQALDGLRVLGDGAYLDGTFGRGGHARGVLELLQARGRLLVMDKDPEAIAVAEREFGGDPRVSIYRGSFADLAHWDETAAGLDGVLLDLGVSSPQLDVAERGFSFGKDGPLDMRMDPDSGQSAAQWLATASEKEIADVLWTYGEERQSRKIARTIVARRSEQPLLRTAQLADLIASVMPRGDNKIHPATRSFQAIRIFINRELADLEAGLDAALARLKPGGRLAVISFHSLEDRIVKQFIARHSKAPPANRRMPIELAFTPTLLAIGGAQKAFDEETASNPRARSAVLRVAEKLGDGAQGGAA; translated from the coding sequence ATGGAACGCACGCACGCGCGATCCGGCCACCTTCCCGTGATGTACCGGCAGGCGCTGGATGGCCTGCGGGTGCTCGGGGACGGTGCCTATCTCGACGGCACGTTCGGACGCGGCGGGCATGCCCGCGGCGTACTTGAGCTTTTGCAAGCGCGAGGCCGGCTGCTGGTGATGGACAAGGACCCGGAAGCGATCGCCGTGGCCGAACGCGAGTTCGGTGGCGATCCGCGCGTGTCGATCTATCGCGGCAGCTTCGCCGACCTGGCCCACTGGGACGAAACCGCCGCCGGTCTCGACGGCGTGTTGCTGGACCTGGGCGTGTCCTCGCCGCAGCTCGACGTCGCCGAGCGCGGCTTCAGCTTCGGCAAGGACGGTCCGCTCGACATGCGCATGGACCCGGACAGCGGCCAGAGCGCGGCGCAGTGGCTGGCCACGGCGTCGGAGAAAGAGATCGCCGACGTGCTGTGGACCTATGGCGAAGAGCGCCAGAGCCGCAAGATCGCCCGCACCATCGTCGCCCGCCGCAGCGAGCAGCCCTTGCTGCGCACCGCCCAGTTGGCTGATCTGATCGCCTCGGTGATGCCGCGCGGCGACAACAAGATCCACCCGGCGACCCGCAGCTTCCAGGCGATCCGCATCTTCATCAACCGCGAACTGGCCGATCTAGAAGCCGGCCTCGACGCCGCGCTGGCCCGCCTCAAGCCCGGCGGCCGCCTGGCGGTGATCAGCTTCCACTCGCTCGAAGACCGCATCGTCAAGCAGTTCATCGCCCGCCACTCGAAGGCGCCGCCGGCCAACCGGCGCATGCCGATCGAGCTGGCGTTCACCCCGACCCTGCTGGCGATCGGCGGTGCGCAGAAGGCCTTCGACGAAGAGACCGCGAGCAACCCGCGTGCGCGCAGCGCGGTGCTGCGGGTGGCCGAGAAGCTGGGAGACGGCGCTCAGGGAGGCGCAGCATGA
- the mraZ gene encoding division/cell wall cluster transcriptional repressor MraZ, with product MFQGETAITIDDKGRLAVPTAYRDVVARECGNRLVITYNPFESGSLYLYPLSIWERVRDQVNKLPKAKKVNRNMQLKLVGAAAFVELDGNGRITLPGSHRAAVGIEKKAVLLGMGDKFELWSEQAHHAQIRQTITDDDLSDELLDLQL from the coding sequence ATGTTCCAGGGCGAAACCGCCATCACGATCGATGACAAGGGACGGCTGGCGGTACCTACCGCCTACCGCGACGTCGTCGCGCGTGAATGCGGCAACCGCCTGGTCATCACCTACAACCCGTTCGAGTCGGGCTCTCTCTATCTGTATCCGCTGTCGATCTGGGAACGCGTCCGCGACCAGGTCAACAAGCTGCCCAAGGCCAAGAAGGTCAACCGCAACATGCAGCTCAAGCTGGTCGGCGCGGCCGCCTTCGTCGAACTCGACGGCAACGGCCGCATCACCCTGCCGGGCAGCCATCGCGCCGCGGTCGGCATCGAGAAGAAAGCCGTCTTGCTGGGCATGGGCGACAAATTCGAGTTATGGAGCGAGCAAGCGCATCACGCGCAGATCCGTCAGACGATCACCGACGACGATCTGAGCGACGAGCTGCTCGACCTGCAGCTATGA
- a CDS encoding penicillin-binding protein activator — protein sequence MQRGLPLPRPFDQTSNWSFSGAGQRPPAESDGYRPPVKLAVLLPLTGALATASAPVRDGLLAGYYGESRRRPEIVFYDTSGTAGGTLAAYDKAAAAGNDFVIGPLGRDEVSALFGKTALPVPVLALNRGNVAPPSGNVSFSLTPEDEGIAAADYLLERKVVRVLAIGGADEGQRRAIAALKERLAARGAQVTDTVGEGTADLAPFVAKEGGVDAVFLATKGSAARTLIPKLALVGLADKPRVATSQLLSGTGKPEQDRVLDGIAFPSESWTXXHTLN from the coding sequence ATGCAGCGCGGCCTGCCCTTGCCGCGGCCGTTCGACCAGACCTCGAACTGGAGCTTCAGCGGCGCCGGCCAGCGTCCGCCGGCCGAAAGCGATGGTTACCGACCGCCGGTCAAGCTCGCGGTACTGCTGCCGCTGACCGGCGCGCTCGCGACCGCTTCGGCGCCGGTGCGCGACGGTCTGCTCGCCGGCTATTACGGCGAAAGCCGTCGTCGCCCCGAAATCGTCTTCTACGACACCTCCGGTACCGCCGGCGGCACCCTGGCCGCGTACGACAAGGCCGCCGCCGCGGGCAACGATTTCGTGATCGGCCCGCTCGGCCGCGACGAAGTCAGCGCCCTGTTCGGCAAGACCGCCCTGCCGGTGCCGGTGCTCGCGCTCAATCGCGGCAACGTCGCCCCGCCCAGCGGCAACGTCAGCTTCTCGCTGACGCCCGAGGACGAAGGCATCGCCGCGGCCGACTACCTGCTCGAGCGCAAGGTCGTGCGCGTGCTCGCCATCGGCGGCGCCGACGAAGGCCAGCGCCGTGCGATCGCCGCCCTCAAGGAGCGCCTGGCCGCACGCGGCGCCCAGGTCACCGACACCGTCGGCGAAGGCACCGCCGACCTGGCGCCGTTCGTGGCCAAGGAAGGCGGCGTCGACGCCGTGTTCCTGGCGACCAAGGGCAGCGCCGCACGCACCCTGATTCCGAAGCTCGCCCTGGTCGGCCTGGCCGACAAGCCGCGCGTGGCGACCTCGCAACTGCTGTCGGGCACCGGCAAGCCGGAGCAGGACCGCGTTCTCGACGGCATCGCCTTCCCGTCCGAATCCTGGACCANNNNNCACACACTTAATTAA
- the rsmI gene encoding 16S rRNA (cytidine(1402)-2'-O)-methyltransferase — protein sequence MQTSGTLHIVATPIGNLGDLSPRALDTLRTVAAICAEDTRHTRQLLAHFGLERPLLALHQHNEEQQAAQLVARLQAGESLALVSDAGTPLVSDPGFRLVRAARAAGIRVSPVPGACAAIAALSVAGLASDRFSFEGFLPAKGAARRERLTRLAAEPQTLLFYESSHRIEETLDDMVNVFGFERRAVLARELTKLFETVLDGSLGELAARVKADPNQRKGEFVVMVEGAGDDADAKVVEGLRLYAKLKEHLPPSTAAKVAAELSGAPRKALYGSGD from the coding sequence ATGCAGACCTCCGGCACCCTTCATATTGTGGCAACCCCGATCGGCAACCTCGGCGATCTGTCGCCGCGCGCGCTCGACACCTTGCGCACGGTCGCGGCGATCTGCGCCGAGGACACGCGCCACACTCGCCAATTGTTGGCGCATTTCGGTCTGGAACGGCCGTTATTGGCGCTGCATCAGCACAATGAGGAACAGCAGGCGGCGCAGTTGGTCGCGCGTCTGCAGGCGGGCGAATCGCTGGCCTTGGTGTCCGATGCGGGCACCCCGCTGGTCAGCGATCCGGGCTTCCGCCTGGTGCGCGCGGCGCGCGCGGCCGGCATACGCGTCTCGCCGGTACCCGGCGCCTGCGCCGCCATCGCCGCGCTCAGTGTCGCCGGTCTGGCCTCGGATCGGTTCAGTTTCGAGGGTTTCCTGCCGGCCAAGGGTGCGGCCCGGCGCGAACGCCTGACCCGGCTCGCCGCCGAACCGCAGACCTTATTGTTCTACGAGTCCTCGCATCGGATCGAGGAAACGCTGGACGACATGGTCAACGTGTTCGGCTTCGAGCGGCGGGCGGTGCTGGCGCGCGAGCTGACCAAGTTGTTCGAGACCGTGCTCGACGGCTCGCTCGGCGAACTCGCCGCGCGGGTCAAGGCCGACCCGAACCAGCGCAAGGGCGAGTTCGTGGTGATGGTCGAGGGCGCCGGCGACGATGCCGACGCCAAGGTCGTCGAGGGTCTGCGCCTGTACGCCAAGCTCAAAGAGCATCTGCCGCCGTCGACCGCGGCGAAGGTGGCGGCGGAACTCAGCGGGGCGCCGCGCAAGGCCTTGTACGGCAGCGGCGACTAA
- the pssA gene encoding CDP-diacylglycerol--serine O-phosphatidyltransferase, which produces MEPHHTPRPRGRGIYLLPNLFTTGGLFAGFYAIIAATQGRFDEACMAIFIAAILDGVDGRVARLTNTQSEFGVQYDSLADLISFGLAPALVMYHWALESTKLDGVIPGKIGWIGAFLYAACAALRLARFNSQVGQVDKRWFIGLASPAAAGLVASFVWTCHSFDLVGEQLRYAALTLTVVAGLLMVSRMRYFSFKGSGPRNDRVPFLAILVVVVVVIAIAIDPPRVLLAIFAPYALSGPVYAAYRRLRRMPPAEAGPP; this is translated from the coding sequence ATGGAACCCCATCACACGCCCCGCCCGCGCGGACGCGGCATTTACCTGCTGCCCAACCTGTTCACCACCGGCGGCCTGTTCGCCGGCTTCTACGCGATCATCGCCGCCACCCAGGGGCGCTTCGACGAGGCCTGCATGGCGATCTTCATCGCCGCCATCCTCGACGGCGTCGACGGCCGGGTCGCGCGCCTGACCAACACCCAGAGCGAATTCGGGGTCCAGTACGACTCGCTGGCCGACCTGATCAGCTTCGGCCTGGCGCCGGCCCTGGTCATGTACCACTGGGCCCTGGAGTCGACCAAGCTCGACGGCGTGATCCCCGGCAAGATCGGCTGGATCGGCGCCTTCCTGTATGCCGCCTGCGCCGCGCTGCGCCTGGCCCGCTTCAATTCCCAGGTCGGCCAGGTCGACAAGCGCTGGTTCATCGGCCTGGCCAGCCCGGCCGCGGCCGGACTGGTGGCGAGCTTCGTCTGGACCTGCCACAGCTTCGACCTGGTCGGCGAGCAATTGCGCTATGCCGCGCTGACTCTGACCGTGGTGGCCGGCCTGCTGATGGTCAGCCGCATGCGCTATTTCAGCTTCAAGGGCAGCGGCCCGCGCAACGACCGGGTGCCGTTCCTGGCGATCCTGGTCGTGGTGGTGGTGGTGATCGCGATCGCGATCGACCCGCCGCGCGTGCTGCTGGCGATCTTCGCCCCGTACGCGCTGTCCGGCCCGGTCTACGCGGCCTATCGCCGCCTGCGCCGCATGCCGCCGGCTGAGGCCGGCCCGCCATGA